The Malus sylvestris chromosome 3, drMalSylv7.2, whole genome shotgun sequence genomic sequence GAATCTTTAGGTTTTcttataaattattgtttttattgttaAAGTACAAATTGAGTAGGCGTGGCCTCTTCTAACTCACAGAAGTCTGTATATATACGTACCTCAAGGAGAAGACGGACACTCCAAGCAATTAATGCACGTGTCATAATTGCCCGACCGAAGTCTCTCACTCCCCCACTCTCCACTTCCCGTCCACTGGAACAACGGCAACTCGGGCTCAACTCGGTTTCGACTCGGACTCGACTCAGACTCGGACTCCAAGACCCATGGGGAGCGCCAGAGACCGAGACGACTCACTCGCATTCACCAACCCATCCACGTCCTCCTCCCCAATCGTCATCTCCGAAGCGCTCGAAAGCTTCCTCTCCGACCCCAATTCCCACATCGGCAGCGCCTCCGGGAGCTTCCAGAACGAGGGTCTCCTCGCCGACACCAGCGGAAGCTGCAGCGACGCCGAGTTCGGGTTCTCCCGGCCCGAGTTCCGGACGAGCCAACTCGCCGGGACGGTGGAGTTTTACCAAAGGCATGTGTTTTTGTGCTACAAGAACCCGCAGGTTTGGCCGCCGAGGATCGAGGCCGCCGAGTTTGATCGGCTGCCGAGGTTGCTCTACTCCGCCGTCATGGCCAGGAGGGGAGATATGAAGAAAGAGGTAtactttattgtttttttttgccTTGTGATTGGTGCTTAATTTGGTGAAAATCTGTGTCTTTTTAGGAATGAATTGAATCGATATTTGGtgctatttcatttttttatcgaATTCGTTTTGTTGATATGGGTTTTGGTTACTTTGTGGATTGCTTGTTGTTTAAGTAGTGATTTCAAGGTGTGTGATTTAGTAGGTTGGGTGTGAATTCTTATCAATGGAGTGGATTGCTTGTGTTTAAGGCTGTATGGTTTGGTAGTTTTCCGCTTTCGGGATGAATGCGGTTGCTTGTGAATGTGGCGAGCGGAAATGGATCTTGGCCGCTTGTTAGGTTTGCTTGTAATCTAAGGTTGATTTGCAAGCATGTGATTTAGTGTGTAGCTTGAACATGAAGGGGGTACCCTTTGTATTTTGGTGTTGTACAGTGGGTTCTGTTTTACCTTTTGGTTGTTCTTTTGGGTAATTCGGAATCCGGTTGTGTAGAATTTGGATAATTCTAAAATGGGAACTGTTAAAGGAGGTGGGATATGGCTAAACTTGACGTTGATTGATGAGGTATTCGGTGTTTACTTGCGGGTAGGATTTAGTTTGGAAAGGCGGAATAGTgtgaaaaatatgatttttgaaATAAGTTGAACTGACTAATCCCATGGCATCGTACAACACAATATAGGAATCTGGCGTATAACAATGTTTATGCTATAGGTCTTTTTACGTAGTTTGTTTAATACTGAatggaatgaaatgaaaatcaccAGCAGATAAATTATCTGGCCAGATGATTGAATGAtgtgatattgatttgtttgcTTGGgataggatcctctccggatcccttcccttGGGATCCTCGGGATCCTTCAAGCACGAACGTTCCACAATAAGTAAACGGCCAGGATTAGTTTGAAacgtttttcttctctttacgAAACGCCTCCCTCTCTCTTATTCACAGTCTTCtttaccctctctctctttctcaatcTTCACCTTCTCTTCACCATTTCTCACTCTcctaaaaattaatttcaattttttgatcAAAATTTCCTGTAGAGCGACATCATTCACGTGACATCTCTCTCCCGTCCCATTTTGCTTCTCAGCATTTCACCTTTCACCTTCCTCTTGCCTCCCACATCTCAGAGTTTCAATAAAGCCATCTTTGTTGTTGGTCTCAAGCAGAAAATCAATCAATCCAACAAATTAAACACCCAAAACCCAATCTTTACTCCCGTCCTCCATCCCAAACCCGACTTCTTTTATTCACCCAACCAAAAACACCCATACACCAAGAATAACATTTTTGGTATGTGCTTTTTTTGTGTGTATTTTCCAAACTCCCTTACAACCcagaaattaaaatttccaaACAGCCAAGCAATAGATTGCAGGGAGAAAGAAGAGATTTGTCAGATTTTGTATTTGACGTGAAACCCATTAAACCAagggagggagaaagaggagaaaAATAGTTCGGATCGAGGATCTTTGCTTGGGCTGTCTTGCGATGATCGGCACTCGGAGGCTTGAGGAGCAGCCCGCTAAAAGGGAAGCCATGAAGATGGCGGACTTGCCAGTGCAGTgttgaaagagaagagagagaggcagACTGTTTGATGTGAAATTGAAATGGTTCCTACCGCTCTTTGAtggaaaaaagagagaagaaaactgAAATCTAGTGAAATTGAGTGAGGAGACTcggaagagagaagaaagagagagacagactttttgatgtgaaaatcagtaaaaagataaattaattaCTAGCCATAGGATATGCATCTAACGTCCACGATCAAATTGGTCGGGAGGCTCCACTGTGAATGTTCCGGAGAGGACCCGAGCCCTGTTTGCTTGGATGCAGTGTTTACTGACCATTCATAGCAGTTGGATCTATTAGCTGCACATTCTATGCTGCTTAAAATACCCTGTCATTACCAGTTTATTCCTTTTTAACTTCTTATTTTCTTTAGCGGTATACTTTTGGTTGAGGCTAACAATTCTTTTTTGTCTCTTTCCTCTTGTTCCTCTTCTAGACCCGCTTAACAATATGTGAAGGACATGATGGAACTGAAACATCAAATGGCGATGTATTAATTTTCCCCGACATGATCCGATACAGGTAAGCTACAAGTTCCACTGGTATTTCCTTTAGATACTTTGATTCCCCTTAAAATTTGATACTAACATAAACTTAATGATAAAATGCAGGAGATTGACCCATTTTGATGTTGATACATttgttgaagaagttcttgtgaagGATGGTGAATGGCTGCCTGGAACTCCTGAAACTCTGAAGGGTTCATATGTTTTTGTATGTTCTCATGGGTCCCGGGATCGCCGTTGTGGCGTCTGTGGGCCTCCCCTGATCAATAGATTTAGAGAAGAGGTAGAATTACATGGTCTTCAGGGTAAAGTGTCCGTTAGCCCATGTTCGCACATTGGGGGGCATAAATATGCTGGAAATGTTATCATGTTTGGATCAAATTGCAACAGAAAAGTCTCTGGCCACTGGTAAATGGAATTGTTATTCTGTTAATTTATATTACTTTTAGCACTCTTTTCTGTTATTATTGATCTTAGGTATATTTTTCGCTCTTTTCCAAGTCTATACACTTGATTAATTGTTGGCAATATCTGATCATTTTATTTCTGATAGGTATGGATATGTTGCTCCAGAAGATGTACCTGTATTGCTTGAACAGCATGTCGGGAAAGGAGAAATTGTAGGCTGGCTATGGAGGTAATCCGTTTgaatcttcaatttttttctcatAATTCATGGGCTTGCTTTTGAAGCAATTTTCGCATATCGATGCTTGCTCTATTATTGAAACAATGTTTAGCCATGAAACTGATCTTAGAGGAAGGGCCTCTTTTGCACCTATGCAATTTTATTCTGATTAGAGAAAGGAGGTTGAAAATATAGGGGAAATAGTCGGTTCAACCTTTGCAAAATTAGTAGCCGATTATTTTATGAAGTGGTCACTCTTCTTGTTTGAGGATTTTTTGTTCCTCCCGTGTGCATGCGTTGTGTAACTGTGATTACTGACATGAATCTATGGTGTGGTTTCAGGGGCCAGATGGGTTTATCAGAAGAACAGCAGAAGGAATCTCATGAACGAAGGCTCCAGCTTAATGGTGAGACAAATGTAGGAAAAACCACTACAGAGTTGACACAACCAAAGGAAAGGGGGATGAATACTAGTGTATGTAGATCGCAAGTCGAGATTGGGGGCTGTTGCCAGGAAAACGGAAACTCTTGCTGTCAGAATGCTACGCTAATGGAAAACATAAATAGTCCCGACCTGAATGAGATTGCAGCGAAGCCAACAGCagccgaaaagaaaaaaagcagtAGGAAACCACTCTCACGAATGAATAGTGGCAAAGGGGCATCCACGCGCAAGGTTTGTGCAATGCCAACATGGTTTCAGAGCTGGGAGCGTGAAGATACGTACGCAGCTTTAGCTGTTGTTTGTGCCGCTGTGTCAGTTGCCGTTGCTTACAAGTGCTACAAACAGTTGAGCTGAAACCGTGGATCCAATCTGCGTTGTTTGATCATGTTACAGGTTATTGTCAACCCTCGAAATTTAACATTTCGCTTCTAGTTCTAACCGTGAGGCCCCTACGGAAGGATCTGTATTGTGCTTACAGAAGGGGAAGGGATTTGGATACGTTCGTGCATGTGTAAGAACACTCTGGCGGGCGGGCGGGCGGGATACTCGAATTATCTTTGTTTTGGATATAATTTGTACCTGTGCATATATATCAACAATTTGTAACCCAATCCATATATTGACAACATCTTTCGTATGGTATTTTGGATGCTCATCAATCTCAATATGAAGCAAAGCTGTTTCACTACTTGTTATTTTTTCTAATTTCCAGGTTAGAATTCACAAAAAATGTGTTAATGATCCAAAAAATAGGTGTTAACATTGCCCTAACCACGCATGTAAAAGATTTTGGGGACACTCGAGAATTgcatttttttcacaaaaactgtGAGAAATAAGTCACGGTGTTTCATTGTTTtgcaaatttattaaaaaacattATGAAACCTATTTTCGTGCATTTTGGTCGCACCATAAACCTCCTTGTGGAATATTCTAGAGATGTTTAAGGGCTTATttggatatgtttttaaaatgattgaaagcactTTCAGAGAAattgtttttgggttccaaaactACTTGAagtaaaatgactgaaagcgctttcaaagaaattgtttttgggttccaaaattacttgaagtgctttctacaagaagcatCAGTTATGTGCTTTTTCCAGGAAATACTTTTTAAGTGCTTTTACAGGATTTACtagcatttttactaaagattgttttcaaaaatattttcaccaaaagctcTTTCAGtcttttaaaagtacatccaaacgaACTCTAAGCCGAGGAAACTCTGTTTTGGCTATGTTCTCAAGCCCTATTACCATTACTTGTTCATTTTCCTATTTTCATATGCATATGTAGGAGTGCAACTTGAGCTAGGTCAACTCGACAATTTATGACCCAAAAAATGAATATACTCATTAAACCTGTTTCTTCAAGTTGGACAGGAGAAATATCAAAACAGAATACCAGAACACTAGTACATAACCCATCATAAAATCTTACTATAACTCGGGTTTTAATCGgttttgcaaagttctacaaaAACCGTGATATTAGTATTAGTTCGTACTAAAAAATCTGCATCGAGCCGATGCAAGCATTACACTGGTACATAAAATTAACTTTGGAACATTCCTGGCTCATGGCAAAGGAAGAGTGTTTAGCTACATTGTCATGTAGGATCTAGTTGCTAGGTACCTGCTATAAATTTGTCAAGCACCATTGACTCTTAggccacttagtgacttggcgAGCCCgttttgattctgatttccgaACTTTTGGAACTCCGATTCTATGGTCTTTGCAAGCTCTGCACGTTCTGGGTCCGTCTCTGGAAAATTAACATGGAAGGATCCCTGCTTGAGTGGTGCAATGGACTCCCTCAAGCTGGCTTGTTGCTTGACGAATT encodes the following:
- the LOC126616322 gene encoding uncharacterized protein LOC126616322 — encoded protein: MGSARDRDDSLAFTNPSTSSSPIVISEALESFLSDPNSHIGSASGSFQNEGLLADTSGSCSDAEFGFSRPEFRTSQLAGTVEFYQRHVFLCYKNPQVWPPRIEAAEFDRLPRLLYSAVMARRGDMKKETRLTICEGHDGTETSNGDVLIFPDMIRYRRLTHFDVDTFVEEVLVKDGEWLPGTPETLKGSYVFVCSHGSRDRRCGVCGPPLINRFREEVELHGLQGKVSVSPCSHIGGHKYAGNVIMFGSNCNRKVSGHWYGYVAPEDVPVLLEQHVGKGEIVGWLWRGQMGLSEEQQKESHERRLQLNGETNVGKTTTELTQPKERGMNTSVCRSQVEIGGCCQENGNSCCQNATLMENINSPDLNEIAAKPTAAEKKKSSRKPLSRMNSGKGASTRKVCAMPTWFQSWEREDTYAALAVVCAAVSVAVAYKCYKQLS